The following coding sequences are from one Homalodisca vitripennis isolate AUS2020 chromosome 7, UT_GWSS_2.1, whole genome shotgun sequence window:
- the LOC124366739 gene encoding A disintegrin and metalloproteinase with thrombospondin motifs 7-like — protein sequence MIAVTAIDNQTYYLNGGYTEGYEGEYNFGNTKGIYTKPGKDMDELNIKGPLTEPLVLYVCLFADTNPGVHYSYAMPSDTPTYTPKYRWDFVEWGPCSAQCGGGTQVMLGICMEEKNGKVKPSLCEGIPKKEPRARTCNDKTL from the exons ATGATTGCAGTGACAGCAATTGACAACCAAACTTACTACTTGAATGGTGGCTA tacAGAAGGCTACGAAGGGGAATACAATTTTGGAAACACCAAAGGAATCTACACGAAACCTGGGAAAGATATGGATGAACTCAACATTAAAGGTCCACTTACAGAACCTTTGGTGCTTTAT GTCTGCCTCTTTGCAGACACCAATCCAGGAGTTCACTACTCATATGCTATGCCCTCTGACACGCCAACGTACACACCCAAATACCGCTGGGACTTTGTCGAGTGGGGTCCATGCTCCGCTCAGTGTGGTGGGGGTACTCAG GTGATGCTAGGCATTTGCATGGAAGAAAAGAATGGCAAGGTGAAACCATCTCTATGTGAAGGCATACCGAAAAAAGAGCCGAGAGCACGTACTTGTAATGATAAAACCTTGTAG